The Corallococcus caeni genomic interval TCGTGACGATGGGACTCCACGAGGAGCAGGTCCGCGCGCAGGCCCGGGAGGATGAGCTCGCGCAGCTCTTCGTCCTCGCGCAGCTCCTGGATCAGCTCGCCGTAGGTGGGCTCAAGAGCGGTGAGGAGTCCGTCCTCGTCCAGATGGCTCGGGGGGATGCCGCGCGGGGGGAGCTGTGGGGCTGGGGCCGAGGAGAGGAACAGCGTGTCGGGTGTCACCCGGCCCAGGTCGCGCAGGCGGCGCGCGGTCTCGAAGGCGACGAGCGCCCCCAGGCTGTGGCCGAAGAACGCGAAGGACGTTCCGAAGTCCACCGCGTGAACCAAGGCGTCCACCAGTTCGTGCAGTCGCGTGAACGGCGCTTCTTCCGCCCGAGCCCCCCGGCCAGGGAGCTGGATGCCCCAGACCTCAAGGTCCGGGAGCAGGTCCGCCCAGCGGACGTACTCGCCCACGGAGCCGCCGCTGTGCGGGAAGCAGAAGAGGCGCATGGAGGCATCCGGGCGCCGGATGCGGCACGCGAGCCAGGGAGAAGTCGCTGTCATACCGCGGAGGACTCCGCGATGACCAAGAGGCCGTCGCTGTGCGGGCTGCGGAAGAGGCGCATGGCTCCGGAAGAGGTCGAGGTCATGCCTGAGAAGACTCCGCGATGAAGCGGGTCAGCCTGGCCACGGTGGGCGCGCGGAAGATGGCCTTCACTTTGAGCGGTACGGCGACATGCGGACGCAGCCGAGCGATGAGCTGCGCCGCCATCAACGAGTCGCCTCCCAGCGCGAAGAAGTTGTCGTGGAGCCCCACCCGGGCCAGCCCCAGGACCGCCGCGAAGGCGGTAGCGATCCGGCGCCCGACTTCGTCCTCGGGCAACTCCGCCGCTTCGTGGCTCCCCATGGATTCAGCGTCGGCGCGCATGGGCACACCTGAAGGCGCCGCGTCCATGGCGATGGCGACCGTGGGATTCGTCACCATCGCGGTCGTGCCTGGCGCTTCGACGAGGTAGCGCTGCCGTTCGAACGGGTACGTGGGCAGCGGCACCCGGCGGCGGCGTGCGCCCCCGTGCAGGCCCTGCCAGGAGAGCGGGACGCCCGCGCTCCACAGACGTCCGGCGGCGGTGAGCGCGCTGATCGCGTCGGACGTGTTGTCCGCGGGATGGGGGAGGGTGGCCACCGTGAGGTGTGCCCCCGCTTGCGGGTGCTGACGTGCCAGCGTCGCCAGCGTTCGTCCGGGCCCGACCTCCAGGAAGATGCTGGCCGGGCCGGCGAACAACGTGTTCAGCGCGTCGCCAAAGCGCACGGTGTGGCGCAGGTGCGCGGCCCAGTACGCCGGGTCCACGGCCTCCTCCGCCGTCATGGCCACGCCGGTGCGATCGGAGATCCACGGGAGCCGCGGCGGACGCCGCTCGACGTGTTGGACGCAGGCCGTGAACGCGGCCAGCGACGGCTCGACGAGCGGTGAATGTCCCGCGCCTGGAATGCGCAGCAGCCTCGACTCCACACCGCGCGCCGCCAGCCCGGCCTGGAGCGCTTCGATCTCCGCCACCGGACCGGACACCGCGCACTGCGCGGGCCCGTTCACGGCCGCCAGCGCGAGGCCACCCTGAAGCAGGGGCACCAGCTCCGACTCGGGCAACGGCACGGCCAGCATCGCGCCCGAGGGCAGGCTCGCGAGGATGCGCGAGCGCTCCAGCACCAACCGCAGCGCGTCCTCCAGCCGGAAGACCTCTGCCACCGTGGCCGCCGCATAGGCCCCCAGGCTGTGTCCCACCACCGCGGCGGGCTGCACGCCCCAGCGCTTCCACAGCCGCGCCACCGCGTACTCGATGACGAAGACGGAGAGCTGGCCGGTGACGAACTCGCCCATCCGCGCGCTGGCCTGCTCCAGCGCGGCGGTGTCGGTGGGATCTGGATGGAGCACCGTCCCCAGGTCGAACCCGAGGAGCGGCGTCAGGTGCGCACGGCACGCGTCCACGGCTTCACGGAACGCCGGCTGCGAGCCGTACAGCTCCCGGCCCATGCCCACGTGCTGCCCACCGTGCCCGGGGAACATGAACACCACCTGACGCTCACCGGACTCCTGCCTGGATGAGTCCTCCTGTTCCGTCAGTGCACGCAGAGCATCGGCGGTGTCCTGGCCCACGGCGAACGCGCGGTGCCTGTGCGCGCCGCGTCCCACCTGGAGCGTCCAGGCGACGTCCCCCAGGTCCACCTCCGGATGCGTACGCAGGTGCCCGCCCAATCGGTCCACGGCACGGGTCAACGCCGCGGGGCCGTAGGCTGACAGCACCAGCAACTGCGGGGAGCGCGAACGCTCTGAGCCGGGCAGGGTGGGTGCCTCTTCCAGCACGGCGTGCGCGTTGGTGCCGCCAATGCCCAGCGAGCTGACACCCGCGCGTCGGGGACGACCGCCGGTGTCCCAGTCCCGCAGCGCCGTGTTCACGCGGAAGGGACCGTGCTCGAAGTCGATCTCCGGGTTGGGCTGTTGGAAGTTCAGGCTGGGCGGCAGCTTCCGGTGCTCCAGCGCGAGCACCGTCTTGATGAAGCCCGCCACGCCCGCCGCCGCATCCGTGTGGCCGATGTTCGTCTTCACCGACCCCAGCCAGCAGGGCGGCCCCTCACGAGCACCGAACGCCTTCGTCAGCGCGGCGACCTCGATGGGATCTCCCAGCCGCGTGCCGGTGCCATGCGCTTCGAGATAGCTGATGCTCGCGGGCTCCACCCCCGAGGCATGCAGGGCGGTCTCGATGACGCGGGACTGCCCCTCCACGCTCGGCGCGGTGAAGCCGATCTTCCCCGCGGCGTCGTTGTTGACGGCGGTGCCCCGGAGGACGGCACGGATGCAGTCCCCATCCTCCAACGCATCCGCGAGCCGCTTGAGCACCACGATGCCCGCGCCATTGCTGCCCACCGTGCCCTGCGCCCGAGCGTCGAACGCGCGGCAGCGGCCATCCGGGGACAGGGGCCCGCCCTCGCTGTAGTGACCGAACCGGGGCGGCACGTGCACGGATGCGCCGCCCGCGAGCGCGATGTCACAGTCGCCCGCGAGCAGCGCCTGCGCCGCCAGGTGGATGGCGACCAGGGACGTGGAGCACGCGGTCTGCACGGTGACAGCGGGCCCACGAAGCCCCAGCTTGTAGGCCACGCGGCTGGTGAGGAAGTCCACGCCCGTGGCCAGCCGGAGCTGCCAGTCACTGGCACCCGCCAGCAGGTCCCTCCGGGCACGCAGCGTGGACAGGTAGTCCGTCTCGCTCCCGCCCGCGAAGACGCCGATGGCGCCCCGGTATCGAGCCGGATCATACCCGGCGTCCTCCAGCGCCTCCCGCGCGCACTCCAGGAACACCCGGTGCTGCGGATCCAGCATCAGGGCTTCCTGCGGCGAGATGCCGAAGGCCGCCGCATCGAACATCTCTGCGTCCGCGACCAGACCGAAGGCGGGTACCGCCTCGCCGACAGCGCGATCGGTGGGAGGTTCGGCACAGGGCCGTCCGTCCGGACCGAAGAAGGTGATGGACTCGACGCCGCCGGCGAGGTTGGACCAGAACTCCGCCGCGTTGGCCGCACCGGGGAGCCGGCACGCCAGGCCCACCACCGCGAGGTGCGCCGAGCGATCCTCTTCCTCCATCAGGTCGAGGGACGCGCTCATTCCACGTCCTCCCGGGAGCGGTCCGACGTCAGCCGGCCCTGACGGCCCAGCAGGCGCGCACGTCCATTGCGCCGTTGCTCCTGGCGCTGTTCCTGCGCGGCCGCGGCCTCGCCTCCGTCGTCCCGGCCCTGGAGATGTCCCGCGAGCGCTCGGACGGTGGGGAACTCGAACAGCGTCACCATGGGCACGTCGTGGCCCATGCGCTGCTTCAGGAGGTGCTGCACCTGGGCCAGCAACAGCGAGTGGCCCCCGAGGTCGAAGAAGTTGTCCTCCGCGCCCACCCGCTCCAGGCGCAGCGTCTCGCACCAGATGCCAGCGATCCGCCGCTCCTGTTCGTTCGCGAGCGGGACCTGGGGCGCCTGGGTTCCGGGCGTGGGGTCTGGCAGCGCCCGCTCATCCACCTTGCCGCCGTGGGTGAGCGGCAGCGCCTTCAGCTCCACGTAGGCGGACGGGATCATGTACGCCGGCAGCTCGCGGGAGAGGTGCTCACGCAGCCGCGCCGGTGAGGGCACGGCCTGCCCGACACGAGGCACGAGGTAGCCGACCAACTGCGGTGCTCCCCCAGAAGGGCTCCACGCGCGAACGTGCGCCTCCGAGAGTCCCGGGTGCGTGCGCAGCCGCACGGCGACCTCCGCGGGCTCCACGCGGAAGCCACGGATCTTGAGCTGCGCGTCCATGCGGCCCAGGAACTCGAGCGTCCCATCCGGCCGGCACAGGACCCGGTCGCCCGTGCGGTACATGCGTGCGCCCGGCTGTGCCGAGTAAGGGTCGGGGACGAAGCTCGCGGCCGTGAGGTCCGCACGGTTCAGGTAGCCGCGCGCCACGCAGGCACCGCCGACGTACAGCTCTCCCGCGACACCTGGAGGGACCGGCTGCAGGTCCGCATCCAGGACATAGGCCGAGGCCCCGTCGATGGGCTGGCCAATGTCGGGCAGTTCTCCCGCGACACCCATGGGCACCGGCTGCGGCTTCGCATCCAGGACATGGACCTTTGCGCCATCAAGGGGCTGGCCGATAGCGGGCCGTGCTGTATCTGGACCCGCCGGCAGCACCTCGCCCGAGGTGGCCGTCACCGTGGTCTCGGTCGGGCCGTACTGGTTGAACAACCGCCACGGGAGTCCGAGCACCGGCCGCGCATGGAGCCGGTCTCCGCCCGCGAGCACCGTGCGCAGTTCACACGCGGCGGGCCATGGCAGGGCCAGCAGGCGTTCAGCGAGCGCGGTAGGCAGGTCCGTGAAGGTGATCCGTTCGGAGAGCAGCCAGGCCTGAAGCCGCTCCGGCGACAGGCGCACGTCCTGCCCCGGTACGTGCAACGTCGCGCCCGCGGTGAGCGCGGGCCAGACCTCCGCGACGGACGGATCGAACGCGGGCGAGTAGAGCAGCGTGGTTCGGCTGTTCGCATTCAACCCGAACGCGCGCCGATGCCAGCCAACGAGGTGGGCCAGCGCGCCATGCTCCACGACCACACCCTTGGGGACGCCTGTGGAGCCGGAGGTGTACATGACATAGGCCCACTGACCGGGCCGCACCTCCGGGGGCAGGCCACCCCGAGGCGTACCCGGGCCACGGAAGTCCTCGATGCGCATGCGCTCCAGCGTTGCGGGAAGCCGCTCCGCGAGGGGGCTGGTGGTGATCACCTGCCGGACACCGGCATCCGCGAGGATGAGCGCGATCCGTTCGACTGGGTGCTCGGGATCCAGCGGAAGGAAGGCGGCACCGGACAGCATCACGCCCAGCTCGGCCGTGACGAGGTCCGCACCGCGTGGCGTGCAGACGCCGACGACCGACTCCGCGCCCGCTCCGTGCTCGTGGAGATGCTCGGCGAGCAGCGTCGCGCGCCGGACCAACTCCGCGTAGGTGACAGTGCCTGCCTCGTCGCAGACGGCCACCGCGTCGGGAGTCCGCAGGGCCTGCTCCAGGACCTGCTGATGCACGGGGGCCTCCGCGCTGACGGAGGTCGCGGAGCCGTCGCCCAGGAGGACCTGCCGCTCCGCGTCCGAGAGCATCGGCAGGCGCGACACCGAGGTGCCGGGACTGGCCACCGCGGCCTCGAGCAATCGGAGGAAGTGCGCGGACATCCGCTCCATCGTCGAGCGGTCGAAGAGGTCCCGGTTGTACTCCCAGATGAGCGAGATGCGCGCGTCGCCGCGCTCCTTGTCCCCCAGGTGCCGGCCCGCGTGCGGAATGGCGACGACGTCCAGGTCCACCTTCGAGGATCCATTGCCGCGCTCGAAGATGGTGCACGAGGCCTCACCCAGCCGGGGACTTCGCACGGCGGAATCGTGGAAGCTGAACATGGCCTGCACGAGCGGGTTCCGGCTGGGGTCGCGCTTCACGCCCAGGGCTTCAATCAGCTTGAGGAACGGATACGTCTGGTGCTCCGCCGCTTCCACGGTGAGGTCCCGCACCTGGCGGACCAGCTCCCGGAACGACGGCGCGCCGGAGACGTCACACCGCAGGACGACGGCGTTGACGAACATGCCGATGACGTTCTCGATGTTCCGGACACCCGCCCGGGCCGCGAACGCCGAGCCGATGCACAGGTCCTGCTCCCCGGTGTAGCGATGCAGCAGCGTGGCGAAGGCGGCGAAGAGGGTGTTGAAGAGGGTGACGCCCTCTGACTGGCAGAACGCGCGCAGGGCGCCGGGCAGGGCGGGCGGCAGCTCCAACCGGAGCAGGTCGCCGTTGAAGGTCTGCACGCGGGGGCGCGGATGGTCGGTGCGCAGCGGAAGCACCTCGGGAGCACCGGCCAGCCGCTTCCGCCAGAAGTCGAGCTGGGCCTTCATGGCCGGGCCTTCGAGCGCCTCGCGCTGCCACGACGCGAAGTCGCGGTACTGCACCGGAAGCTCCGACAGCGGCGATGGCTCGCCCCGCAGATACGCGTTGTAGAGCGCGTCCAGCTCCCGCATCAGCACGGAGAAGGACACGCCATCGTGGACGACGTGGTGCTCCACGAGGACCAGCTCGTGATCATCCGGAGTCAGGCGGACGAGGGTCCAGCGCGCGAGCGGCGGCTCGAAGAGCGACAGCGGTCGGCGCAGCTCCTGGCGCAGGGCCTCTTCACGCCGGTGCTCGCGTTCATCCAAGGGCAGCGCGGACAGGTCGATCAGCGGGACCTGTACCGGCGTCACGGGAAGGACGCGCTGCCATGGCCGGCCGTCGACTTCTTCGTAGGTCGTGCGCAGCAGTTCGTGGCGCCGGGTGACTTCCGTCAACGCGCGTTCGAGCACCGCCAGGTCCAGACCGCCAAGCACACGGAGGGTCGTCTGCGCCTGGTAGGAGATGCTTCCGGGGGACAGCTTCTGGAGGAACCAGACCTGTTCCTGTTGCACGGACAGCGGTGCCCGAGCGGGGTCGGCGACGCGGACCACGGGCGGCAACGCGGCCTTCGCGGGGACAGCCCGGCGCGACTCCAGCACCGTCGCCAGCTGGGAGATGCGGCGGTGGGCGAAGAGCTCCGTCAGCGACAGCGGGAGGCCCATCACGTCCTCGACCCGAGCGGTGATCCGCGTGGCCAACAGGGAGTGTCCGCCCAGTTCGAAGAAGTCGTCCTCGACGCCGATTGCATCCAGGCGCAGCTCCTCCTGCCACACCCGCGCGAGCCCGTGCTCCAGCTCCGTGCGGGGCGCGACGTAGGCGCTGCTTCGGGTCGCGTGGGCTTCAGGCGTGGGGAGCGCCCGCACGTCGACCTTGCCGGTGGGGCCCAGGGGAAGGGCGTCCACGACGATGAAGGTCCGGGGCAGCATGGCTTCGGGGAGCCATGCCCGGAGGTGCTCGCGGAGCTGCTCCGTCCCGGGAACGGCCCGCGCGTCCTTCGGCGCGAACCAGGCCACGAAGGAGACGTCCTGGCCCTCGGCATCAGTGGTGCTCCGCGCCATGACGTGCGCGGCCCCGACGTGCGGATGGGTCAGCAGTGCGGCGGTGATCTCCGCGGGCTCGATGCGGATGCCGCGGACCTTCACCTGACGGTCGGAACGGCCGTGGAACTCCAGCGAGCCATCCGGCAACCGGCGGCCCAGGTCCCCCGTGCGATACAGCCGCTCACCGCCGAAGCGGGAGAACGGATCCGGAATGAAGCGGTCGGCGGTCAGGTCCGGAGTGCCCACGTAGCCGCGAGCCAACCCCGGTCCGCCGATGAACAGCTCTCCCGTCTCGCCCTCCGCCACGGGCCGCAGCTCTGGACCCAGGACGTGGACCTCCACGCCATCGATGGGCCGCCCGATGGAAGGCAGCCGTTCGTCGGGCGCCTCGTCGCTGGGAGGGACGACGCCGGACGTGCTGTAGATGGTGCACTCGGCGGGGCCGTAGCCGTTCACGAGCTGGAACGGCAGTCCAGGCCTGGGGCGCAGGTGCAGCCGGTCACCGCCGGTGAGCACCCAGCGCAGGGGGCAGGACTCGGGCCAGGGCAGGGGGAGGACGCGCTCGGCAAGGGGCGTGGGCAGGAAGACGCAGGTGATGTCCCGGGCCAGCAGCCAGTCCTGAAGCTTCTGGGGCGACAGGCGGGTCTCCTCGTCGGGAGGCAGCTCCAGGCGGGCGCCCGAGGCCAGCGACGGCAGGAGGGCCATGACCAACGCGTCGAAGCCCGGCGAGGCAACCACGCCGATGCGATCCGCTGGCGAGAGACCGAACGTGTCGCAGTGGTACTCGGTGAAGGCGGACAGGGCCCGGTGGCTGATCATCACGCCCTTGGGCAACCCGGTGGAGCCCGAGGTGTGGATCACGTACGCGAGATGATCCGGATGGACGGGGACGCCCGGGTTCACGTCCGGGAACGACTCCAGCGCAAGGGCCGCCGGAGTCAGGACCTGGATGCCGTCCGCCGCGAGCCGCTCCACGGCCGGTCCCGCGCCGATGACGAACCGGGCCCCCGCCGAGACGGACATGGAGCGCAGGCGTTCCGGAGGGGCGGCCGGGTCCAGCGGAAGCCAGGTGGCTCCGGCCTTGAGGACCCCGAGGACGGACGCCACCAGCTCCACGCTGCGAGGAAGGCACACGCCGACGAGGACGTCCGGTCCAGCGCCCCGAGCCATCAGCGCATGGGCCAGCCGGTTCGCGTGTGTGTTCAGCGCGGCATGGGTGAGGGAGCGGGCCCGGGAAGCGACGGCGAGCTGGGAGGAAAGTTCGTTCGCTCGTCGCTCGACGAGCTGGTGGACGGGGGGCAGCAAGAATCCTCCAACCGGCACCCGTCCGAACAAAATCAAGCGTTTAGCGGATTTGGGCCGTTTTCAGGATTTTACATGACCCAGTGACACACCGTGAGACAGGCCTGTCACAGGGCCAGCAGCAGCCCGACGGCGGCACCGCCCAGTACCAGCCAGGCCGAGTTGACCCGCCAGCGCAGGAGCAACAGCGCTCCAAGTCCGGCGAGGGCCACCGTCCATCCATCCACCAGGGCCGCGCGTCCCAGTTGCCACGTCACCACGGCCATGAGGGCCAGCGAGGCCGCGTTGACGCCGTCGAGCACCGCGCCCGCGGTCCGGGACCGGCGAAGCCTGGGAATCAGAGGGCCGCTGAGCGCCACGAAGACAAACGCGGGCAGGAAGATGCCCAGCGTGGCGAGCCCCGCGCCGGGCGTACCGCCCACCAGGTAGCCAATGAACGTCGCGGTGGTGAAGACAGGGCCCGGCGTGAACTGGCCCACGGCCACCGCGTCCAGGAGCTGGGCCTCGGTGAGCCAGCCCCAGCGTTCGACGAGGTCCGCCCGCAGGAAGGCCAGCAGGACGTAGCCACTGCCGAACAGGACGCTGCCGACCTTGAGGAAGAACAGGAAGAGGCCGCCCAGGCTGAACGGCGTGGCGGCCGTGGCCGCCATGGCGGTGACGCCGTTGAGGGCGAACGGCGTCAGGGTGAGCGCCGATCTGGACGCAGGGGACGCCCGGAGATGGCTCCAGGCCGCCAGGCAACCACCGGCCAGGGCCAGGATGAGCAGTTCGTTGGCGCCAAGGGCGCTTGCGACGGCCGCGCCGATGGCCACGGCGACCCGGGGACGCGTCGTCAGGGCCGTCTTGCCAAGGCTCCACAGGGCCTGGAGCACCACGGCCAGGATGACGGGTTTGACGCCATACAGGAGGGCGCCGGCTTGCGGCAGGGTGCCAAAGCGCACGTAGGCCCAGGCAGCCGCCAGCGTGAGGAGCATCGCCGGGACGATGAAGCACACGCCGGCCACCAGCAGCCCGGGCCAGCCAGCACGCCGATGGCCGAGGTGGATGGCCAGCTCGGTGGAGTTCGGGCCCGGGATGAGGTTGGTGGCGCCCAGCAGGTCAAGGAAGTCCTCACGGGGCAGCCACCGGCGCCGCCGCACGAGCTCGTCTTCCATCATCGCGATGTGCGCGGCAGGGCCCCCGAAGGCGGTCAGCCCCAGCCGGAGGAAGACCCATGCGACTTCGCCAAGCGAGCCCCGGGCGACGTCGTGGGAATGCGTTGAGTCCATGCGCCGCGGGAGCCTCGTGATGAACCGGAACCAACGGAATCGCGGCGGATGGTGCCACGGCGCAAGGGAGGGGATGAGCCCCAATGAACCCCACCCAGGACCCCAGAGACTTAGTTTACATAACGCTTCTTATCAGACGTTTCGACTGGGGGTTCCCCAAGGATTCCAGGCGCTTCCCCGGACCACCCCAGGCCTCCATGGACGTCCCCGCAACCCGCCCGGCGGACCTCCCGAGCACCGACTCCGCGCTGGCCCCCAGCGTCGACCGATACCGTCGACCAGCCACCTCCGGCCCACGGCCGCTGGAATTGGGTGCTTCCCGAGCCCGGTTCCGGAACGTACCTTGCCGGCCCATGCGCCTCTTCCGACGAACCGGACTCGCCGCGCTGTGCGGCCTCACCGCGGCCCTGCTGACGGGCTGTCCCGACAAGACGCCCCAGGGCCCCGTGGACGGCGGCGCCACCAGCGCCGCGACGACCCCGGATGCGGCTCCCGAGGCCGTCGTCTTCACGCTCCAGTACCAGTCGCCCGACGCCGGCATGGCGCTCATCCCCCTGGCCCTGGAAGAAAAGCCCCTCGTGGAGCCCACCTCCGACCTGGAGCTGCGCAGCACCCTGGGCCTCAAGAACTACCGGGTCCGGCTGATGGACGAAGCCGACCGGGCCATGGTCTCCGACGACTCCGTGTCCGAGGCCGACGACGGCCTCGTGTACCGCATCCACCTGCCGCAGCCGCTCAAGACCGGCTACTCGTACACCCTGGTCGTGGACGCCCAGACGGGCTCGGCGTTCCAGGACTCGCGCGGCCGCGACGTGGACGACCTCCGGGCCTCGTTCCAGATCATCGGCGACAAGGAAAAGGCCAAGCCGCCTCCGCCGCCCCCCGCCAAGGGCGGCAAGAAGAAGCACAAGTAGCCGTCATTCCTGGGCTTCGGACTGCCCCGGCGCCTGATCCGGCAGCGGTTCGGGCGTGGCCGGCGCCGGGGTCGGCAGGTTCAGCGCCGTGCGGAGCTCCCGCAGCTTCGCCTGGATGAGCCGCATGTTCCCCGGGCCCATCCGCAGCAGGTGCTTCTGGGCCTTGCTCAGCCCCTCCAGCTCCGGCGACGCGTAGACATACAGCGCGCCCTTGGGCATCACCTCCACCGGCCCCTTCGGCACCGGCACCGCCAGCAGATGCTGGATGGCCCGGCCGAAGGCCGTCTCGAAGCCCTGATCCGGCGGCGCGATCTCCCGGTACGCCTGGTCGATGAGCGGCTTCAGCTCCCGGTACACCATCGCCGCGCCGGACGCGTCCAGCGAGCCCAGCACCCGGGCCACCAGGTCGTAGCGCGCGTAGCTCAGCGGCGCGATCTCCGAGCGCCCGTCCGCCCCGGCCGCGCCCACCTGGAACGCCCCCACGGGCGCCATGAACAACAGCGAGGCCCGGGGGCTCTCGCCGTCGGCGATGTTGCTCACGGACGCGGTGAACCGGCGCGCCAGGTCGCGCTCCTGGAGCCACCGCGCCAGCTCCGGATCCACCGACAGCTTGCCCACCAGGTCGCGGATCCGCCCGTCGCTCTCCGGCAACGACACCTCCGGGGGTGCCTCCGCCATGCCCGCGTCCACCACCGGGGGCGCCGTCACCACGGGCGGCTGCTCGCTCTGGCGCCTCAGGCCGAAGTACGAGGCCGCCACGCCCACGACCATCAGCGCGATCAGGATGCCCAGCACCTTGCCCCGCGACGGCGCCTTGGGCGGCTCGGCCTCCGGCGGCGGTGGGACTCCTCCAGGGCCTGGGTTCACGAAGTTCGGATCACTCATGGTGCCGGACCTTACAGACAGGCCTCCGAGCCATTCCACGCGGGCGTGAACAAACCGCGCCGCCGGTGTTCACCGCGCGGAGAGGACCTCGTCCGGCAGGCGCCAGAGCTGGCCGTCCTCGGACGACAGGATGAAGCCGCCGGGCAGCAGGTGCACGGACGTGACGGTCTCCGTGGGCAGCGGCAACTCCCACGCGCACACGGGCCGCAGCGAGTCGGGGTCCAGTTGAAGCAGGTACCACTCCCCCGCCTCCAACAGGTCCTCCACCGCCACCAGCACCGCCCCCGCCGTCACCAGGCCTGTGTACCCCGTGGCCAGCGTGCCCTGTTCCGGCAGCAGGAACTCCGCAGCCATCCGGGCCTCCGGATACGTCCAGCGCCGCACCCAGGTGCCGCCCACGCCGATGAAGCCCGAGCCGTCCGGCAGGAAGCCCGCCGGATAGAACGGCGCATCCACCGACGCGACCGCCGCGCCGCGCTCGAGCCCCGCCGCGCCACGCTCCACGAACGTGAGCCACGTGCCCTCCTGGCCCTGGCTCACCGCCACGCCCATCACCGGCAGGCTCGGGTGCGGCATCCATTCGTACAGCCCGTCCAGGTCGTCCTCGCCCACGGGCGGCATGGCGAGCTCGAGCCCGGCCTCCGTCCCCGCGACGTCTGATAACGTTTGGGCATCCAGGACGTGCACGGACGCCCGCCCGTCCCGCGCGCCGCTCGTCCACAGGCCCTGGCCGGTGACGTCGAACCCCAGCGCCTGCGTGGGCCGCGTCCAGGCCCGCGCGGGCGTCTCCACCGGACCGCCGTCCGGAGACTGGCCCACCATTTCAATCCGGCCCGGTCCCAGCACCGCCGCGCCCCGCAGCGATGGATGCAGCGCCACCAACTGCGCCGTCCGGGGCAGTTCCAGCGCATGCCCGGGCGGCCAGGCCTCCGTCGCCCCGAGCACGGCCAGGCGCCGCGTGCCCACGGCCAGGCCCACCGCTTCGGCCGTGGGCGTCAGCACGAAGCCGTCGCCCGCCCACTCCGCGTCCGTCAGCGGCAGGGCCGTGAGCCGGGTGAGCGCCACGCGGCGGCTGGGAATGCCCCAGAGGGTGCCGGGCCGCGGCCGGCCGACCCAGGGCACGACCTGGCCGCTCAGGAATCCTGCTCCATGGCCCGCACGCGCGCGAGCGTGTCCAGGTCGCGTTCGGTGGGGCCCAGCTCCAAGAGCAGCCGGCTCACGTCGTAGAGCAGGTCCCCGCGCTCGAAGACCTTCAGCCGGGGGACGTCCAGGTTCAGGTCGTCCGCGCCCTTGTTGTACGCGAGGTCCATCAGCGACCGGAGCTGGAACGAGTCGTAGAGGTTGTACTCCACCAGGTAGCGCAGGGCCTCCACGTCGCCGCGCCGCAGGTACGCGCGCCACAGCAGCACCGCGTCGTAGCCGTTGACGCCCTTCAGGTGCGGCGGCCGGCCCACGCCCAGCTTGTCTTCAATCTCCTTCAGCCCGCCGCCCATCCCCAGCCGCCGCGTGACGAAGCGCAGGTCGATGTGCGCCTCCGGCACCGGGAAGTTCTTCGCGCCGAAGTACTCCTTCAGCACCGGCACGTCGAAGCACGAGCCGTTGAACGTCACCCACAGCCGCCGCGTCGCCATCGCCTCCGGCAGCGCGTCCATGTTCCGGCCCTGGATGAAGACGTGCAGCCCCGCGGCGTCGAACAGGCTCACCACGGTGGGCACCTGCGTCTGGCTGCCGTCCGTCTCGATGTCGAAGTAGACGGCGTCGTCCTGGAACTCCGGGAACAGGCGCCAGTGCTCGCGCGGCGGCACCAGGCGGGCCAGCTCCTTCAGGTCCTTGCGGGCCAGGGCCTCGCGCGCCTCCGCGATGCGCTGGCGGGCCACCGTGTCCGCCTTGCGGCTGATGACGATGCCGCCGTCCGGGAAGTCATCCCAGGTCCGGATGCCCTTGGACCACAGGTCCTTCTCGCGCCACGGCCCCACGCCGGGGATGTGCTGGAACGT includes:
- a CDS encoding DUF3014 domain-containing protein; the encoded protein is MSDPNFVNPGPGGVPPPPEAEPPKAPSRGKVLGILIALMVVGVAASYFGLRRQSEQPPVVTAPPVVDAGMAEAPPEVSLPESDGRIRDLVGKLSVDPELARWLQERDLARRFTASVSNIADGESPRASLLFMAPVGAFQVGAAGADGRSEIAPLSYARYDLVARVLGSLDASGAAMVYRELKPLIDQAYREIAPPDQGFETAFGRAIQHLLAVPVPKGPVEVMPKGALYVYASPELEGLSKAQKHLLRMGPGNMRLIQAKLRELRTALNLPTPAPATPEPLPDQAPGQSEAQE
- a CDS encoding ribonuclease H-like domain-containing protein, with product MLLHTFQHIPGVGPWREKDLWSKGIRTWDDFPDGGIVISRKADTVARQRIAEAREALARKDLKELARLVPPREHWRLFPEFQDDAVYFDIETDGSQTQVPTVVSLFDAAGLHVFIQGRNMDALPEAMATRRLWVTFNGSCFDVPVLKEYFGAKNFPVPEAHIDLRFVTRRLGMGGGLKEIEDKLGVGRPPHLKGVNGYDAVLLWRAYLRRGDVEALRYLVEYNLYDSFQLRSLMDLAYNKGADDLNLDVPRLKVFERGDLLYDVSRLLLELGPTERDLDTLARVRAMEQDS